In the genome of Pelecanus crispus isolate bPelCri1 chromosome 17, bPelCri1.pri, whole genome shotgun sequence, one region contains:
- the NUCKS1 gene encoding nuclear ubiquitous casein and cyclin-dependent kinase substrate 1, with translation MSRPVRNRKVVDYSQFQESDDADEDYGRDSGPPSKKIRSSPREAKNKRRSGKNSQEDSEDSEEKDVKTKKDDSHSADEDFGSEDDDLGADDGKADSDYESSQKSKKGKKAKPEKNKRAASKSRKRPAEDSEDEKEDHKNVRQQRQAASKAASKQREMLMDDVGSEEEEQEDDEAQFQETDSGSDEDFLMEDDDDSDYGSSKKKNKKVSKKAKPERKEKKMPKPRLKATVTPSPVKGKGKAGRPTASKATKEKTPSPKEEDEEPESPPEKKKSASPPPEKSGDEGSEDEAPSGED, from the exons GAACAGGAAGGTGGTCGATTACTCCCAGTTTCAGGAATCAGATGATGCTG ATGAAGATTATGGAAGAGATTCAGGTCCCCCATCCAAGAAAATCCGTTCGTCTCCCCGGGAGGCTAAAAATAAGAGGCGATCTGGGAAGAATTCTCAGGAGGACAG tgaggattcagaagaaaaagatgtgaaGACTAAGAAAGATGATTCACACTCGGCAG ATGAAGATTTTGGCAGTGAAGATGATGACCTAGGAGCAGATGATGGCAAAGCTGACAGTGACTATGAGAGCtctcaaaaaagcaaaaaaggaaaaaaggctaaACCAGAAAAGAATAAGAGAGCAGCCTCCAAATCCAGGAAAAGGCCTGCag AGGACAGTGAGGACGAGAAAGAAGACCACAAAAATGTGCGTCAGCAACGACAGGCAGCATCCAAAGCAGCTTCTAAACAACGAGAGATGCTTATGGATGATGTGGGTagtgaggaggaagaacaagaggatGATGAGGCACAGTTCCAGGAGA CAGATTCAGGAAGCGATGAAGACTTCCTCatggaagatgatgatgatagtGACTATGGcagttcaaaaaagaaaaacaaaaaggtcTCCAAGAAAGCCAagccagagaggaaagaaaagaaaatgccaaagcCCAGGCTAAAGGCTACAG tgacCCCCAGCCCGGtgaaaggcaaagggaaggCAGGCCGCCCCACAGCTTCCAAggcaacaaaagaaaagaccCCATCCCCCAAAGAAGAGGATGAAGAGCCTGAAAGTcccccagaaaagaaaaaatcagccAGCCCTCCACCAGAGAAGTCAGGGGATGAGGGATCTGAAGATGAAGCACCCTCTGGTGAAGATTAA